A segment of the Streptomyces sp. ITFR-21 genome:
CCGGCACCGAGGCGGCGTACGTGAGCACCGCCCCCATCTGCAGCAGCGTCTTGACCTTGCTGCGGATCTGGTCGGCGCTGACCGCGTCGAACGCCTCGGCGCAGTCCCCGCCCTGGAGCAGGAACGCCTCGCCCCTGGCCACCGCGCCCATGCGGGTGCGCAGCTGGTCGCACTCGCCGGCGAACACGAGCGGCGGATACGAGGCGAGGTCGGCGATCACATCGCGCAGAGCCTCGGGGTCGGGCCACTCGGGCTGCTGCGCCGCGGGAAGGGAGTGCCAGGTGTTGCCACCGGCGTGGAGTTCTGCGTTCACGGTCACCCCCCCAGATTACGGGGTCGGGCAACCGGGCTCCCCGCTCGCCCATTGGATGAGACACGCCGTCCGGCTGAATCCCGGCGCCCCTGTCCCGCAAGGGCCGTGCCCTCCGGCTGCAACCACTGGGGCGGCTGCTAGCGTCTGCGACTCGGGACGGTATCCGTCGGAGACGACCGCCCAACGTCGGGCGTACTCAACGCGCCCTGGAGCCGGGGGGCACGCAGGTTGCCACGCGCCAGACACCGCAGAAGGACATCGCTGATCACGTACGGAGCCGCCGCGGCGGTGCTGGCCACCGTGGCCGCGTACGGCACGATCGCGATCGCGTCGCCGTCGGGGGGAACCGGCGCACAGGCCACCGACACCCACGCGCTGCAGAACGACTTCGCCGACGCCGCACGGGAGTTCGGCGTCCCGCAGAACGTGCTGATGGCGGTCTCGTACCGGCAGACCCTGTGGAACGCCCACGGCGGGAAGCCGAGCACCACCGGGAACTACAACGTGATGGGCCTCACCCAGGTCGATCCCGGTGACGTGGCCGGGCAGAGCGGCGCCGAGGTCACCGACGAGCTGAACCAGAGCGGCGACCCGGCCAGGACGAGGAGGTTCCACCCCGACGCGGCCCTGCTGAAGAACGTCGGCGCGGTCGACACCTCCGACCCGCGGCTGCACACCCTGGACTCGGCGGCGAAGCTGATCGGCCAGTCCGCGGGCAGGCTGCGCACCGACAGCAGGCAGAGCGTCAGGGGCGCGGCGGCGCTGCTCGCCCGGTACGAGAGGACCGCGGTGGGCTCGCTGCCCGCCGACGCCGGCCACTGGTACCCGGCGGTCGCCCGCTACAGCCAGTCGCCGGACCGACAGGGCGCCCAGCTCTTCGCCGACCGGGTCTTCGACACGGTCAGGAGCGGCCGGAGCGCGACCACCGAGGACGGCCAGCAGGTCTCCCTGCCCGCCTCGCCCGGCGTGGTCCCGGTCAAGCTCTCCAAGACCCCGCTGGCGGCGGCCGTCACCACCGCACCCGCGGTCAGGGCCGACGCCGTGCCCGCCGCGACCCCGACCCCGGAGTGCCCGGCGTCGCTGCACTGCACCTTCGAACCGGCCGCGTTCGCCCAGAACGGCTCGGACAAGGCCGACTACGGCAACTACGACGTGACCGACCGGCCCGCCGACGGCCAGAAGATCACCACGATCGTCATCCACGACACCGAGGGCAGCTACGCCGGGTCCATCGCCAGCTTCCAGGACCCGACCGCGTACTCCAGCACGCACTACATCATCCGCGCGTCCGACGGCCTGGTCACCCAGATGATCCCGACCAAGGACACCGCCTGGCACGCGGGCAACAAGTCGGTCAACATGCACTCGATCGGCGTGGAGCACGAGGGCTACGCGATCAAGTCCGGCAGCTGGTACTCCGAGCCGCAGTACGAGTCCTCCGCGCAGCTGGTGCGCTACCTGTCCGCGCTGTACGGGATCCCGCGCGACCGCGAGCACATCATCGGCCACGACGACGTGCCCGGTCCGCTGGACTCCTACGTCGGCGGCATGCACTGGGACCCGGGACCGTACTGGGACTGGAACCACTACATGTCGCTGCTGCTGGCGCCCGACGGCGCGGGCGGCGCCGGGGCGCCGCTGCGCACCGGCCAGGTGATCCGGGTGGTGCCGCCGTACACCACGGCCAACCAGCCGGCCATCACCTACGGCGGTGTGGCGCAGGCCGCGCACCCGGCGAACTTCGTCTACCTCTACTCCTCGCCGGCCACCTCCGCGGCGCCGCTCGGCGACCCGTACCTGCACGGCGGCACGGCCGGCACCACCGACGGCCCGGACTGGGGCGACAAGGCCGTCGCGGGCGGGACGTTCGTGGTCGCGCAGATGTCCGGCGACTGGACGGCGATCTGGTACGGCGGCCAGAAGGGCTGGTTCTACAACCCGGGCGGCCAGTACTCCTCGGTCGTCGGCACCGGTCCCAGCACCGTGGTCACGCCCGCCGCGGGCCGCACCACCGTCCCGGTCTACGGCCGCGCCTACCCGGAGTCCGCCGCGTACGCGGGCACCCAGGTGCCGGTGCAGACCGACAACGACAAGGCGCTGACCAAGTACGCGATCGCCGCCGGCCAGGCGTACGTGCCCGCCGGGCCGGCGGTCAGCGGCGACTACTTCCTGGCGCAGAACTTCGACAACAGCGCGCCCGGCGACCACACCCTGGTCACCGGCACCACGCAGTTCTACCCGATCCGCTTCAACCACCGGCTCGCGTACGTCAAGGCCGCCGATGTCGCGCAGCTCGACTCGACGGCGCCGCTGGCCCCCGCCTCCCGCTACGACGTGCTGGCCCGGGACTCCGCGGGCACGCTGTGGCAGTACCAGGGCTCCAGCAACCCGAGCAAGCCGTTCCAGACCCGCTACAAGGTGGGCAGCGGCTGGACCGTGTACAACGCGGCGACCGCGCTGTCGCCGCTGCGCGCGGACGGCACCGGCGACGTGGTGGCGCGGGACTCCGCCGGCACGCTCTGGTACTACAAGGGCACCGGCGACATCAACGCCCCACTCGCGTCCCGGGTCAAGATCAGCACCGGCTGGAG
Coding sequences within it:
- a CDS encoding N-acetylmuramoyl-L-alanine amidase — its product is MPRARHRRRTSLITYGAAAAVLATVAAYGTIAIASPSGGTGAQATDTHALQNDFADAAREFGVPQNVLMAVSYRQTLWNAHGGKPSTTGNYNVMGLTQVDPGDVAGQSGAEVTDELNQSGDPARTRRFHPDAALLKNVGAVDTSDPRLHTLDSAAKLIGQSAGRLRTDSRQSVRGAAALLARYERTAVGSLPADAGHWYPAVARYSQSPDRQGAQLFADRVFDTVRSGRSATTEDGQQVSLPASPGVVPVKLSKTPLAAAVTTAPAVRADAVPAATPTPECPASLHCTFEPAAFAQNGSDKADYGNYDVTDRPADGQKITTIVIHDTEGSYAGSIASFQDPTAYSSTHYIIRASDGLVTQMIPTKDTAWHAGNKSVNMHSIGVEHEGYAIKSGSWYSEPQYESSAQLVRYLSALYGIPRDREHIIGHDDVPGPLDSYVGGMHWDPGPYWDWNHYMSLLLAPDGAGGAGAPLRTGQVIRVVPPYTTANQPAITYGGVAQAAHPANFVYLYSSPATSAAPLGDPYLHGGTAGTTDGPDWGDKAVAGGTFVVAQMSGDWTAIWYGGQKGWFYNPGGQYSSVVGTGPSTVVTPAAGRTTVPVYGRAYPESAAYAGTQVPVQTDNDKALTKYAIAAGQAYVPAGPAVSGDYFLAQNFDNSAPGDHTLVTGTTQFYPIRFNHRLAYVKAADVAQLDSTAPLAPASRYDVLARDSAGTLWQYQGSSNPSKPFQTRYKVGSGWTVYNAATALSPLRADGTGDVVARDSAGTLWYYKGTGDINAPLASRVKISTGWSAYSQITGVGDITGDGRPDLIARDSKGNLWLFKGTGTSTVLAARTSIGSGWNSYNLISGLADVTGDGKADLIARDTGGVLWLFKGTGSATAPFSARAKLGGGSAYNAVLGTGDLNTDAKADMLTRDTDGKLWLFKGTGNAASPFAAKVQVGTGWGMYGMLV